The Mangrovivirga cuniculi genomic sequence CGGACTAACTATTGAATATGGATATGAATTTGAACCCCTGGTTGAAGGTACCATTAAATCATTTATCGTAAACATGCCGGCAGGAGACACTTACAGGGTTACGCTATGGGATTCTGAAAAGCAGGAAATGCTAATTTCATTGAATATTGACGCCAGCCGGGACGTGACCACAAATAGCCAGGAAATCAATTACCGGGTTTATCCAAACAGGAATTACACGGTATCTGTATATACTGAACATTGGAAAAGATATAACTATCAAAATAATGAGACTTTTTTTCCGAGGATCATAGGCGATATTAGGATGGTTCGCTACGCAGAAAACACAAATGCCGCCAGTTCGTCAATTGATCTTATGCTCTTTCCTAATGAGTATTCAAATTCAATAATGCAAGGAATAGTGGATATAGAATTCATCCCTCAAAATTAAGATAGAGCACTATGAAAAAGCACCGCGAAATAAAGTTACAAAGCAGAAGGAATTTCCTGGTTAAACTAGCCCTATTAAGTGCTTCCGCTTTAGCACCTCCTGTATTTACCGGGTGTAAAAAGAATGAAATTGCCGGGTTAAATGGTAAGCCCCCGTTCAACGTGTGGCAAGATATGATTAATACCCTTTCAACCAGCCCGGATAATTTCCCTGCCCGAAGAAAATCTTTAATAAATAAGAAGGATATTCAGAGTATGCATTCTTTTGTGCAAAAGGACATTGCCCTTCTACCATCCGATTACCGATATTTTAGATACCCGGCGAGAAATACTCGATACGGAGAAAAGGCTGCGATCAGATGTGGAATGGCTACTCCTCGTGAAAAAGCTGAAATCCTTAACAATATGCTTAAGGAAAGTGGTTTTGAGTCTAAGGTTGTCTATGAAAGGGTAAAACTTTCTGAAGAAGAAGTGCTGAATATTTTATTTCGTAATCACCAGCCCAAATTTGCACCGGAAATAACAGATGATCAAATAGAGAATTGGCTCGAAATCCTTGGAGCAGATAAAGAAAATGGTCAGTGGGACAACCTGGCTTCAGTATTAGAGCAAAATGAAGATTTCACTGAGAAAATACTGGCTTTATTAGATGAAGAAGAAAAGAATAATGGTCAGGAGCTTAGATATACTTTTAATAATAATATTCCTGCCGTAGTAGTAGGTGTAGAAGGAAAAGAGCTCTTTTTACATATCTTCGATCCTTCAGTAAAATATGGTGAATATCACCCTACTAATACCGATAAATATTATTCGGAAGCAGGGGAGCTCTTCAGCAGCGATGAGAATATTTCAATACGCCTGACATATACAAATTCTATTGATGGGTCTAAAGAATACGATTTATTAAACGGAGAATGGAAAAGTAGCGAATTGGTTGGCAATCAGGTAAATCTAATGTTTTTAAAAAACATGGGATTTGAAAAAATGGCAACCAGCTCTGTCAATCAGATCTCTTCTTTTACTCCTTCACTGACTCTACAAGATCTTTATGAGGATAAAAAGTTTATGGAAAAAAGGTCTTTTATCGGTGACCCGATTACTCTTGAAGGAGAAAAGCTAATTGAAGAAAATAACAAGAAGCTTGAAATTTCTGAAAACAAGAAATCAAATGAATCACTAATAAACAAGGTTTCTTCATTAGAGGTAAAAGCCATTCCCGGAACATATCCTAAAGTTCAGCTACAAGTTTTTCCAAAGGATAGTAATGGTAATGTTATAGAAGGTCTTCAGCCAGGTGATTTCAACATTTCCGATAACAAAAAAGAAATGATGGCATTTATGAAGCAAAATAAAGTCGCTCCAAAAATATTAGTGATTTATGACACTTCTCTTAGCATGCCAAAAAAATATAGAGATGAAGGAATTAAAACTTTTGTTGAGGATACCCAACAGGCTATTAAAGATGTCTATCCACTTGCCAAAGTAACATTACAAAAAACAGGATCCACTATCTATACCTCCCATTATAAAGCCGCCTTATCTGAAAATGATCTGATTATATATGCTACTGACGGACACAACAATGATAAATTTGATCCAAGTCTGCAACCGGTATATAAATCGGGCCCACCGACAATTTATTTGAATGTATATGAAAGTAGTAATGATCATTTTGAGGAACTGGCAACAAGAACGCATGCTTCTGTAATCCCAGCAAATGATCAACAGGAAACCATCAAAAAAATTAAAGAAGAACTAAAAAACATTAAGGTTCCGCCTTATCTATTTACTTATCATTCTACTGATCCAGATAAGGAACATGTAGCTGAAGTCTCTATCAGAAAAGATTTAAAAGCCCAGGATAAGTTCAAGTTCCTGCCTATTGCTAATGAGCTACCCGGAAAAAGAATGGTCGGTTTATATATGTATTTATCAATTGGAAATCAAAAGCCGGTAAGACGGGTTTTGGCAGGCTGGGATACGGAAGTTGAATTCGGAGAGATTCCTGTAAAAAAATATGCTAATAAAGTCCACGAAATGTTAATGGGTAATCTTACCCTTGCATTTGAAAGGGAGGCTCCACCACTATCTGTCCGGTTAACCGATTATTTAAAGGCTCTGATGAGCAATAAAAACTGGTATGAAAAATACCAGGATAATGAATTGGAAACTGCTATTGAAGAGCTTGAAAAAGGAACATTCAGTTACCCTTCTGCCTTGCTGACAATGATGCAACCTTTAAAAGATTCAATAAATGCCGAATCAATCACCTGGCCTTTAGGATTCAGGATCGGTTGCTTTAAAGTAAAGCCTGCAATCTATAATGTGAAGTCATTGATAACATTCGATTATTTACCAACTTCTGATTATCGCACTTTAACCAAAAGTAGAAAAAATAGCTTTACTACCAATTTAAAGAAAACATCTCAGCTTGCCCTTCTGGAGAATCACATGTTCGAAACGAGTACTTTCTCTTTGCTGGAGAATAAAAACCTTGAAATAAATAACAAAATTGAGTCTAAAGAAAAATTCTCCGGAGAAAACCTTGGTAACGATTATTACTACTGGAAGGAATATGTGCTAAGGGGAGGGCCTTCTTTTAAAGTCTATGCCGCCGATACTTCCAGTAAAGCATATTGGGAAATCGATAAAAGATATGGAGGAATGTACGGCATATTACCAGATCAAACTGGTGGTGGAGGTACAGGACCATTACTTCAACTTAAAGAATTACAAAACCTTGTCGATGAGTATAGTAAACTAGCCGGAGTAATGAATATTGGAATGGCTGTTGCCGGAGTAGGAAGCGTTCCTGTTGGGATAGTAGCTTCGTATAGCCTTACGTTAATGAAACTGTACGCAATCGCTACAGAAGCTGTTATATTGATGGATTCATCTAACCTAAATGACCAGGTTAAAAAAGCGATGGCGGAACTGGCTTGTAACATTTACAAAGAAATTCATTATGGATCACTTGGTCATGTGGGAGCAGGTATGAGCGGCATCGAAAACCTCATTGCAGCCATGGGTGGAAATTATTCTTTCACCAAATGTTAAAAGCAGGAAAAAGAAATTATCAGTATATTGACTTAAAAGCATTCTGTTATGAAGTTAAAGACACTGATAATTTCTTTATTACTGATCATGAATTTCACAGGATTCACACAAGAAAATAATCATGTTAAATCTCTTGATGACATATTAAACACATTATATTCTGTTATTTCCGGAGAACAAGGTGAAGCAAGAGACTGGGATCTTTTTTTAGATCTTTTTCACCCTAATGCGAAGCTCATTCCTACTACCCGTCAGCAGGCAGATACCATGGCTATGTACATGACTCCTGAGCAATATGTGGAACGATTTGGGGTCAGGCTGGTTAGCAATGGCTTTTACGAAAAAGAAATTCACAGGATAACTGAATCTTTTGGTCATATTACCCACGTATTCAGTACATACGAATCCTATCATAGCAGTAAAGATTCTGAACCATTTTCAAGAGGAATTAATAGCATTCAGCTAATGAATGACGGTCATCGATGGTGGATCATAAATATTTTCTGGCAAAGTGAGAATGAAGATAACCCTTTACCTGAAAAATATCTACCTGAATAATTAAAACTGGAAATAAATAAACTGTTTACCGGTGGTCTGAACGATAAAAAGTCCAAATATCATAATACCCCATATCAGGGTTACAAACCATCGGGGACTTGACTCGATTACTCCGACTAGGGATTTATTTCTCATTGCATAATGGCCAGCAAAAACCAATGTCATCAACCCGAAAACAAAGACCATACTCGAAGTCCATAAAAGAGGTTTTCCTTCATTAATAAAAAACATCGATCCTAATAAGTTGATTGCCATTTCGAAATCCTGTGCCCGGAAAAACACCCAGGTTATGTTTACACATTGAAAAGTCAGGAAAGCCAGAAATACATTTAATAAGATATTCGATGATTTAATCGATACCTTATCTTTTAGAAGTCTTTCTATAATCAGATAAAACCCATGTAAAAACCCCCAGAAAATAAAAGTCCAGCCTGCTCCATGCCAAAGACCTCCAAGTAACATCGTCAACATCAAATTCACATAAGTTCTGCTCAATGTTCCTCGATTTCCTCCTAATGGAATATACAGGTAATCCCTTAACCAACTTGATAAGGTAATATGCCATCTGCCCCATAGATCAGAAAACCCAATCGCTCCATAGGGATACCTGAAGTTATCAGGCAATTTAAATCCAAGTGTAAGGGCAATACCGATAGCACAAAGAGAATATCCTGCAAAATCAAAGAATATCTGACCTGAAAATGCAAGTACTCCTGCCCAGGCATCTATTGCCGGTAAATTACCATCGGTGCCAAAAACACGATCTGAAACAGGCGCAAATAATGAATCTGCAAAGACGGTCTTTTCAAAAAGCCCGATAGAAAGTAATAACATTCCGAGAACAAACTGATTCTGACTGGCTTTCTTTGGTTCGTAATATTGTGGAATCAATTCGCCTGACCTGACGATAGGTCCCGCGACGAGCTGCGGAAAAAACGTAACATATAAAGCAAAATCTAAAAATGTCTTCGCCGGTTTTATCCTGTCCCGATACATGTCAATGGTATACGACATAGTCTGGAAAGTATAAAAAGATATTCCCATCGGCAGAATAATATCAAATTCCGGAGGAACATATTCTATTCCGAACAGGCTAACAAAATCAATGAAATTATTCAAAAGAAACTCGCCATATTTAAAGAATCCCAGAAAGCCCAGGTTCACACAAATACTGAGTAGCAGCCACAATTTCTTTCTGGCTTTATCCGATAATTTGTAAAGCTTATTGCCGGCTGTCCAGTCTACCAAAGTTGAAATCCACAATAATAAAATTAAAGGAGGGTTCCATAGACCATAAAACACATAGCTGGCAAGTAGCAGCATGATCTTTTTCCCCTTCCATCCAAGTAAAGGAGCGTAATACAAGATCAGGATTACGATAAAAAATAATATAAAACCGAGGGTGTTAAAAAGCATAACCTTAATTTTTTATTAAACCATCTTCCTTAAGCTTCCTCACCAGAAACAGGGTAAACAATTTTTGATCTTTTTTATTAAAATGTGACCATTCCGGAGGATCAAAGTATTTTATTTCCTCGTAATCCATAAAATGATATCCCTGGCTATTTGTTCTTTTTAATAACTCATCCCAGTATTTTTCACGGGGAATCATATTCATATTTTCATAATAAATGCCTGTCACTGTTGGCCTGATAAATGCTACCTTCCCACCTCTTTTTTTAAAATTTTTGATCTTTTTGACATATTGATCGATAGCTTCTTCCCGGGTAGAATCATAATTATATGGAACCTCACTATCAAACAAGCTCCATATATTTTTTTGCATGTTTTGAAGAACTGTATCTACCTCAAACTGATCGGTCATGCTCGAATTTCTATATTCATCTACATCAATCATATGAGGCCATTCTAAGGGACCCCTGACGGAATCTCTGTTTCCAAATTGAACACTTTCCAATAAAGATCTCAGTGAATAATCTTCATTATTTACATAGGCTAACTGGTGATCAAACGGTTTGTACAGTATATGATTTAACTTTTGCGCGTATGTTTGCTTATTGTAATAATCCACAGATTTTTCTCTAACCTGTGAAGCCCACGGATGATTTTTAGGAAGGAAAAATATTCCAGGCGCCACACCTATAACTAAAAGGCCATTAAATTCACTATTATCGACTATATCTTCTAAAATTGGATAGGGAGAGGAACCAGGAAGTGCTAGTTGTAAGGGTCTTCTGCCTGTCAAAGAATCCCATAAATGTATATTAATATCCTGATGTGCCCTGGATGAACCGATGATTACCACATCATCCTGATCCAGGTTATTCAATTTCCTTCTTTGATCTGCCCACAGATCTTCGTTATCATCATATCTGGGATTATCAACACTTCTAAAATAGAGTTCATATCCGGTCAGCAAAATAAACCCGATAAGTAAGGCGAATAGTAAGTTGGTGTATTTCAAGGCTCAAAAATTTCATTCAATATAGGGAAAAATATAAATAATTAAAATATATCTTAAAATAATACACAAATACAGCTGTATATAGCGATTAACCTAATCATAACAATTCCTTTAATCACAGAATAAATTTAATAGTTACTTTAGCCGAAAATCATCAACCAAAATGAAAGACAATAAAAAAGAAATCCTCAAAAAACTTAGCCGACGTAAATTTTTAAGAAACACAGTGATGGCAACTGCCGGCCTGGCAATCGCTCCATCAGCTATAATAAGTTGCAAGGATGAAAATGATCCTTTCGTGCCAGATGGTGAATATGGTTTTTTTGAAGGCGTTGCAAGTTTTGACCCTGAAACTGACCGGGTAATTTTATGGTCACGTTATACTCCTGCATCCAATGAAAAGCATCCTAAAATAGTATTAGAGGTCTCAAAAGAAGAAAACTTCAATAATCTTGTAGCTGCACAGGAAGTATCAATTGATAGCAGCAGTGATAACACACTTTTTGTGGATCTCAAAAACCTTGAATCTAATACGACCTATTACTACAGATTTACCAGTGTCAAAACCAGGAAAGTTTCACATACCGGCATCACAAAAACACTACCTAAATCTGGTGAATCAAATCAGGTAAGCCTGGCTGTAGTATCATGTGCAAATTTTCAGGCTGGTTTATTTAATACATATGGAGCAGTAAATAATTCCGAAGCGGACATCGTTATCCATTTGGGTGACTACATTTACGAATACGGCCAGGGCGGATATGGAACATCAGAATTAACATCGGTTTTAGGTCGTCAGCATTCTCCTGAAGGTGAAATCGTTTCTATAGATGATTACAGACAACGATACAGACAATACCGAAGAGACCCACAGCTTCAGGAGCTGCATCGAACGAGGCCCTTTATCTGTGTTTGGGATGACCACGAAATAACAAATGATGCATATGTAGATGGTGCTGAAAACCACCAGCCTGATGAAGGAGATTATCAAACAAGAAAATTAAATGCGATTCAGGTTTGGCATGAATACCTTCCCGCCAGGGTAAATGACAATGCCAAGATCTACAGAAATTTTAATATTGCAGGAATCATCAACCTGATCATGCTTGATACCAGAATAGCAGGTCGTGAAAAACAGCTGGATTATTCAAATTACTTTACTTCAAAAGGATTTGATCAGAACGCTTTTGCAGCTGATTGGCTAAATCCGGAAAGAACTCTATTAGGTCCGGAACAGCTCAACTGGCTAAGTGGAACACTTGCAAGTAGCAATACCAAATGGCAGGTTCTTGGAAGCCAGGTATTGATGGGGAAATACTATATACCTGCTGAATTATTAACCATCACCGCTCAAATTGCAAGTGGCGGAGCTACTCAAGAGACTCTCCAACTTTATAATAAGACAGTTACTGAATTGGTAACTATCAAATCCAGATTAGCTCAGGGTGATCCTACCGTATCGACTGAAGAAAAAGCTCGTGTTGAAACCGTTTTACCTTATAATCTCGATGCATGGGATGGTTATCCTGTAGAAAGAGAAAAGGTATATGCTGCAGCAAATGGTAAAAACTTGTATCACTAGCAGGTGACACTCACAATGCCTGGTATTCAAAATTAACCGACCAGGCTAACAACAATATAGGAACCGAATTTGCCACTTCTTCAGTTTCATCACCTGGTTTTGAAGGTATTTTTGGAGACGATCCGGAAGTAATTGCTGGTTTTGAACAAGCAAACACAATACTCATTGATGACCTGATCTATACTGATGCATCAAGGAGAGGTTTTCTTTTAGTAAAATTTGATCAATCTTCTGCGTCTGCAGATTGGAGATTTATTAATACCTTAGCTACTGAAGACAGCACAGCTTCCTCAGGGAATAATACTGTTATATCATAATATGTATTTAAAAAAGCCGGCAAAACATGCCGGCTTAGTTAACTAATATCTTAATACTATTTTTTCAATTTCTTAATTGTTCGTGAGGACATCACGTAAAGTACAAATCCACTAGCTACTGTAAATAATCCGAAGACAGAAAACAACTTCAATAACCAGTTATTAAAATTATCTCTTCCTGCATAATCCATCGTATGAAACATCCAGAGAAAATCGAAGACCCTCCATTGATCATGCCTGATCGTTTGAAAAGTTCCTAATTCAGGACTAACATATACAGTACAATCCGGATCATCAAAATCTACTGCCCAGACAGGCAATCGTCTCCCTCTATACTCATGATGATCGCCTACTGCTGATAATAAAGTAACATTATTAAGTTTCGCCGGGGAAACTAGTTGTTCAGATGCTACTTGTACCGCCATATTTTCTTCCAATGGTTTCCTTAACTCTCCGGTATTGGCATTGACAAGCTTAAAGTTGACATTTACTTTAGATTCTGATTCGTTTTTAGAATAATAACCGATCTGGTAAAATTGTTGATCAATGATTCTTATCAATCTAAAACTAAATATAGAATCAAAAGGATCAACAGAATTTACTTTTTCAAAAGCACTATCCGGAGAAATCATCCCTTGTTGAAATTTTAGGGCTGGAATTTCTTTTCTCATATGATCGCCGTGTACATCATCGATATTATTCCAGCTAAAATATAATCCACTGATCGTCCATCCGATAAATTGTATTCCTATAAACAGACCAAGATACCTGTGCAGCTTCCTGGCATAAAATTGTTTGTTTCTTTTCATTGGGCTCAAAAAATAACATGACAAAAATAAAAAAAGACGGATGATTAATCCGCCTTTGTAATATTATCGTTTTTTTTAAACTAAAAGAAAGAAGGAATTATTCAGTATCCTTATTATTACTTAAAACATCCCTGATACCAATTAATCCTTTTGTTAACTCTTCAACCTGTCCGAGCATCTGGCCCATCTGGTTACCCGAACCATATCCTTTGATCTTTTGTTGCTTGACAAATAATTCCTTGATATGATTCCATCTTTCCAAATCAGAATTTAAGAGTTCATTATTGAGCTCTTTTAATTTTAGCAAATTAGCTTCTGCTCCTACAGTTAAAGTCTGAGCTTCATTTTCATAATGACTGTCAACCAGCACTTTTAATTCCGAGTCATTCATCACAGAAAATACTTTTTCAGCAATTTTATTCATATCCCGATATGATCCCTGCAATTTAAATGGAGGCTCAGTACGATATTCATCAGCTTGTCCAGCAGAACGAATATACTCCATATTAACTTTCAGGATTACATCCCTCACTTCAAATAATTTTTTAAAAACCGATATATATTCCTTTATCTCTGCCTGAGAATGGTTAGTCTCAAACTGAGCTCCTTCTATAGAATCTCTCTCTGCAGCTGAAACAAGTGTATAAACATCTTCTAAACTTTTCCCGGCAAGTTTATTAAGCACAGGATTAGAGGTTATGCAATTTTCGATGTAGCTCAATTTAAAGGCTTGATCTGAATCCCCGATAATATCACCCAGATTATAGACGTCAGCCCGGTTGGCTAACATATCTGGTATTTGAAATTTCTCACCACTTTCAGTATAGGGGTTTCCAGCCATTACAACTGAAACTTTTTTACCCCTAAAGTCATATGTTTTACTTTTACCTTTGTAAACACCCTCGATTTTACGCTGACCATCACAAAGAGATATAAATTTCTGAAGGAATTCCGGATTACAATGCTGGATATCATCGAGATAAATCATCACATTATCTCCCATTTCAAACGCAAGATTCAGCTTTTTCAGTTCTTCTCGTGCTGCTGCATTCGTTGCTTCACCCGGATCCACTGATGTTACGGAATGACCAATGGCCGGCCCGTTTATTTTCATAAAAATAACTCCAAGCCTGTTTGCTATATATTCCATCAAGGTAGTTTTACCATATCCGGGAGGAGAAATCAGAAGTAACATCCCCATTAAATCCGTACGCTTCGATGCACCGGTTTCACCAATTTGCTTTGCCAGGTTTGCTCCGATCATTGGAAGGTAAACCACATTAATTAATTTATTTCTAACAAACGAAGACATCACCTTTGGCTTAAATTCCTCAAACCTGAGATCTTCATTAAATTCTTCGATCAGCTGCCGCTTAATTTCATGAAATTGTCTGAACTGAGGGACGACTTCTTCCTCATATTTAGTCATTCTATCAATGAACCTATTAAAATTCAATTGATAAACACCATCATTAATTTTCGGATGTGAGCCCTGAAACCCTTCTAAATTTTCAATCAAAGGAACATTTATTGTTCTTTCAGATTTTTTACCCGACAAAATGATCAGTGACGCTTCATCAATAAAATCCTCCTGGCTTAAATTATCTGAATTATCCACATATGCTTCAATCCATTTTCTAATTAAGGCAAACCTGTCTGAAGTTTTCTTTACGCTATTAACAGATTGCTTAAAACGAGCATCAACCTTTCTCTTTTTTAAATATTTTTTAAAATCCTCGCATAAGGTAAATGCATCATAAGAAATGATAAACTCATTCTGATCTTTGATTTCATAAAACAAGTATTCTGAAACAGACTTCAGTGGAAAATCTTCGAATTCTTCAGGTAGTTTATCAGAAAGAAGCTGTTTTAATTCCTCTATAACCTGTTGATATTCCTTCAGATCAGGAAAAACTTCAATAATGATCCCAAGCCCTTTTATTCGGGTATCAAGAGTGGATTTTAAATCGTCATCAATTGAATACTCCCAAAAATATCTAGCTGCAGCCCTGGATTTAGAAGAATAGCACAGCAATCCACCGGAACGATTAAACTTTAAAATAGAATTCAGGATCAGAGCAGCGTCTGAATCATGTATTCCCTTTACGTAGCCCTCCTCATAGCGAGTGGCCATGAACTTATTCACTAAGTCATTTAGTTGAGCGATAGTGTATTTCGTCAAATCATCCAGCGATAACTCTTCATCAACATCTCTAAGATTTCCAGCTCTTCCTTCTTTAAATATTTGATAGGCTAAAAATTCTGCTCTGTAAACCTGTTCGTTTTCGGAGATCAGAGATTGATTCCACACCTGTTTGCTTTCATTTATCTTTTCATTGGTAATTTCCTCGTAAAGATTAGTACCTGTCAAATGAAAATATAAGCTATTATCTTTCGGAACAATAGTTATTTCAGGCTTTTGCGTATTGACAGAGAACTTGTAATTACCAAACTTAATTATATCTTTTCCCTGCTCGAATAATTCAGTTTTATCTCTCAGTTGCCTGATTGCATCCTCTTTGAGCGATTTCAGTCTGCTTTGAACATCATCAGATTTTACAGTATCTCCTAATTCAGAAAGCTCAGCAATGATATTCCGAAGCTTTTCGATCATTAAATCTGAAGAAAAATACCCATTGATTTCAGAGACCGAATTCATTCTTTCTGCCCTGCTTTTTGCAGCTCCTAAAATTCTGTCAGCCGACTGAACCAAAGAAGTAGTGCGCTTATTTTTTGCTTCTACCAACTGTACTTTTCTGGACTCAAAAGCATTGTATATTTCTTCCCTTTTTTCGGATATTTTTTCTATGAATTCATTAAACTCAACAAACTTTCCTTCAAGTTCCTCGAGTTGGATCATCAATTTAGCAAGGTATTCATCGCATTTTTTAGGAGTATCAGAAAGATCCAGATAATTGGTTACTCCCTGCTCTACCAATTTAATTTGAGCAACGAACTCAGCTTTTCCTTCCACGAGCATCATTGCTCTCTTTTTCTTCTTAAAATTCGACCTGATCTTGTTAAGATTTGAAAAAAGTGCTGAGATATTTTCAATGATCTGTGTAGTC encodes the following:
- a CDS encoding DUF4082 domain-containing protein; the encoded protein is MKTKILFYFLLMISATGCGLFEDDPDPAQPAITPALQLESELNLLATSVNTGLTIEYGYEFEPLVEGTIKSFIVNMPAGDTYRVTLWDSEKQEMLISLNIDASRDVTTNSQEINYRVYPNRNYTVSVYTEHWKRYNYQNNETFFPRIIGDIRMVRYAENTNAASSSIDLMLFPNEYSNSIMQGIVDIEFIPQN
- a CDS encoding MBOAT family O-acyltransferase, with translation MLFNTLGFILFFIVILILYYAPLLGWKGKKIMLLLASYVFYGLWNPPLILLLWISTLVDWTAGNKLYKLSDKARKKLWLLLSICVNLGFLGFFKYGEFLLNNFIDFVSLFGIEYVPPEFDIILPMGISFYTFQTMSYTIDMYRDRIKPAKTFLDFALYVTFFPQLVAGPIVRSGELIPQYYEPKKASQNQFVLGMLLLSIGLFEKTVFADSLFAPVSDRVFGTDGNLPAIDAWAGVLAFSGQIFFDFAGYSLCAIGIALTLGFKLPDNFRYPYGAIGFSDLWGRWHITLSSWLRDYLYIPLGGNRGTLSRTYVNLMLTMLLGGLWHGAGWTFIFWGFLHGFYLIIERLLKDKVSIKSSNILLNVFLAFLTFQCVNITWVFFRAQDFEMAINLLGSMFFINEGKPLLWTSSMVFVFGLMTLVFAGHYAMRNKSLVGVIESSPRWFVTLIWGIMIFGLFIVQTTGKQFIYFQF
- a CDS encoding alkaline phosphatase D family protein, with product MKDNKKEILKKLSRRKFLRNTVMATAGLAIAPSAIISCKDENDPFVPDGEYGFFEGVASFDPETDRVILWSRYTPASNEKHPKIVLEVSKEENFNNLVAAQEVSIDSSSDNTLFVDLKNLESNTTYYYRFTSVKTRKVSHTGITKTLPKSGESNQVSLAVVSCANFQAGLFNTYGAVNNSEADIVIHLGDYIYEYGQGGYGTSELTSVLGRQHSPEGEIVSIDDYRQRYRQYRRDPQLQELHRTRPFICVWDDHEITNDAYVDGAENHQPDEGDYQTRKLNAIQVWHEYLPARVNDNAKIYRNFNIAGIINLIMLDTRIAGREKQLDYSNYFTSKGFDQNAFAADWLNPERTLLGPEQLNWLSGTLASSNTKWQVLGSQVLMGKYYIPAELLTITAQIASGGATQETLQLYNKTVTELVTIKSRLAQGDPTVSTEEKARVETVLPYNLDAWDGYPVEREKVYAAANGKNLYH
- a CDS encoding PepSY domain-containing protein; its protein translation is MKRNKQFYARKLHRYLGLFIGIQFIGWTISGLYFSWNNIDDVHGDHMRKEIPALKFQQGMISPDSAFEKVNSVDPFDSIFSFRLIRIIDQQFYQIGYYSKNESESKVNVNFKLVNANTGELRKPLEENMAVQVASEQLVSPAKLNNVTLLSAVGDHHEYRGRRLPVWAVDFDDPDCTVYVSPELGTFQTIRHDQWRVFDFLWMFHTMDYAGRDNFNNWLLKLFSVFGLFTVASGFVLYVMSSRTIKKLKK
- a CDS encoding DNA repair ATPase, with product MSEEKTASNIDQSETLENGTYEVLKNRLQSSTRDLIDTQKKLDGQRKSVFGSIETSLIGTDRITTEHNCIPWDMVPVGNKFIFGYNVHLGLKNQVELSDVFSVHQYVDHSFPVSDLAIIEDQQFKDDFHKLYKYYKETRFVKFAIIGPYLFMVFKIGKLSSDIKTFKWLIDGSELKYVDNRSDHEFEFPPQHDFEWKRTTRDDHRKGEFPHISVEDKIFIETTGGDLTIKVEDNTDTGRGIYSEEVDNPDQTLDDADVNYAILGNLILLKIRPYQENQHRYIVYNSKLQEARRINAISESCILLPDDQGIIFSNGYYLQNGDFKLFDNDLEHMVFEKTISSPNGEDYLYVYYNRQSGLYLLLPYNIIKQKVENPIVCHGYALFQNGELCYFNADDEPKKHHSTKIWQTPFTGPDFQVESAQSDSFLFKVGNKEIVKAMAECNEIITLVQKGENYKNLYDDLNKMATDIIDSYHWLGHEEAYNAAKFLLEIKEVASSAIDEYDKVVQIRKNTNQQLDNVFGRVDELLKKINLTTHKSLDQYVKNLTSLRELRGETESLKSLRYVDVEKVEKYEELLKEESLRYSDSCVRFLLREDSLDDYKSKVNQLEDDLEKVEKVIDIEELDKESERIAKGLEMLIDIVGNLKISDPTKTTQIIENISALFSNLNKIRSNFKKKKRAMMLVEGKAEFVAQIKLVEQGVTNYLDLSDTPKKCDEYLAKLMIQLEELEGKFVEFNEFIEKISEKREEIYNAFESRKVQLVEAKNKRTTSLVQSADRILGAAKSRAERMNSVSEINGYFSSDLMIEKLRNIIAELSELGDTVKSDDVQSRLKSLKEDAIRQLRDKTELFEQGKDIIKFGNYKFSVNTQKPEITIVPKDNSLYFHLTGTNLYEEITNEKINESKQVWNQSLISENEQVYRAEFLAYQIFKEGRAGNLRDVDEELSLDDLTKYTIAQLNDLVNKFMATRYEEGYVKGIHDSDAALILNSILKFNRSGGLLCYSSKSRAAARYFWEYSIDDDLKSTLDTRIKGLGIIIEVFPDLKEYQQVIEELKQLLSDKLPEEFEDFPLKSVSEYLFYEIKDQNEFIISYDAFTLCEDFKKYLKKRKVDARFKQSVNSVKKTSDRFALIRKWIEAYVDNSDNLSQEDFIDEASLIILSGKKSERTINVPLIENLEGFQGSHPKINDGVYQLNFNRFIDRMTKYEEEVVPQFRQFHEIKRQLIEEFNEDLRFEEFKPKVMSSFVRNKLINVVYLPMIGANLAKQIGETGASKRTDLMGMLLLISPPGYGKTTLMEYIANRLGVIFMKINGPAIGHSVTSVDPGEATNAAAREELKKLNLAFEMGDNVMIYLDDIQHCNPEFLQKFISLCDGQRKIEGVYKGKSKTYDFRGKKVSVVMAGNPYTESGEKFQIPDMLANRADVYNLGDIIGDSDQAFKLSYIENCITSNPVLNKLAGKSLEDVYTLVSAAERDSIEGAQFETNHSQAEIKEYISVFKKLFEVRDVILKVNMEYIRSAGQADEYRTEPPFKLQGSYRDMNKIAEKVFSVMNDSELKVLVDSHYENEAQTLTVGAEANLLKLKELNNELLNSDLERWNHIKELFVKQQKIKGYGSGNQMGQMLGQVEELTKGLIGIRDVLSNNKDTE